In the genome of Mycobacterium kansasii ATCC 12478, one region contains:
- a CDS encoding Hsp20/alpha crystallin family protein — MSNLALWSRPAWGTWDPDRLLRDFFGPAAATDWYKPATGEFSPAAEIVRDGDDALVRLELPGVDVDNDVNVEVDVRNGVSRLVIHGEHRDEHAENADGRVLKEIRYGSFRRSFRLPAQVTSEAVTASYDAGILTVRVNGAYAGNQAQRIAITK; from the coding sequence ATGAGCAATCTCGCATTGTGGTCGCGTCCCGCCTGGGGTACCTGGGACCCCGACCGCTTGCTGCGTGACTTCTTCGGCCCCGCCGCGGCCACGGACTGGTACAAGCCGGCGACCGGCGAGTTCAGCCCGGCCGCGGAGATCGTCAGAGACGGTGACGACGCCCTGGTCCGGCTCGAACTTCCCGGTGTCGACGTCGACAACGACGTCAACGTCGAGGTCGACGTTAGGAACGGGGTGAGCCGCCTGGTGATCCATGGTGAGCACCGGGACGAACACGCGGAGAACGCGGACGGTCGCGTCCTGAAGGAAATCCGTTACGGGTCATTCCGCCGTTCATTCCGGCTGCCGGCCCAGGTCACCAGCGAGGCCGTCACGGCTTCGTATGACGCGGGCATCCTGACCGTGCGGGTCAACGGCGCCTACGCGGGGAACCAGGCGCAGCGCATCGCGATCACGAAGTAA
- the nirB gene encoding nitrite reductase large subunit NirB: protein MASAGTTRARDGESPCRRHVIVVGHGMVGHRLVEALRARDTSGLWRITVLAEEGDAAYDRVGLTSYTETWDRGQLALPGNDYAGDDRVRLLLNTRVTEIDRATKSVVTADGQRHSYDALVLATGSYAFVPPVPGHDLPECHVYRTLDDLDAIRAGAQHTLNSAHTDAGVVIGGGLLGLEAANALRQFGLQPHVVEMMPRLMAQQIDEAGGALLARMITDLGIAVHVGTGTESIEPVEHSDGSATVRVRLTDGDTIDAGVVIFAAGIRPRDELPKAAGLAIAERGGVLTDLSCRTSDPDIYAVGEVAAIEGCCYGLVGPGYTSAEVVADRLLGGAAEFPEADLSTKLKLLGVDVASFGDAMGATENCLEVVINDAVKRTYAKLVLSDDAKTLLGGVLVGDASSYGVLRPMVGSELPGDPLALIAPAGSGPGGGGLGVGALPDSAQICSCNNVTKGDLKCAIADGCADVPALKACTAAGTSCGSCVPLLKQLLEAEGVEQSKALCEHFSQSRAELFEIISATEIRTFSGLLERFGRGKGCDICKPVVASILASTGSDHILDGEQAALQDSNDHFLANIQKNGSYSVVPRVPGGDIKPEHLILIGQIAQEFGLYTKITGGQRIDMFGARVDQLPLIWKRLVDAGMESGHAYGKALRTVKSCVGSDWCRYGQQDSVQLAIDLELRYRGLRAPHKIKLGVSGCARECAEARGKDVGVIATEKGWNLYVGGNGGMTPKHAQLLAGDLDTETLVRYIDRFLMYYIRTADRLQRTAPWVESLGLDHVREVVCEDSLGLAEEFEAAMERHVANYKCEWKGVLEDPDKLSRFVSFVNAPDAVDSTVTFTERAGRKVPVPIGMPRMRS, encoded by the coding sequence ATGGCTTCAGCCGGAACCACTCGCGCGCGCGACGGGGAATCGCCCTGCCGGCGGCATGTGATCGTGGTGGGGCACGGCATGGTGGGCCACCGACTGGTGGAGGCACTGCGTGCTCGCGACACCAGCGGCTTGTGGCGGATCACGGTGCTGGCCGAGGAGGGCGACGCTGCTTACGACCGGGTCGGGCTGACGTCCTACACCGAAACCTGGGACCGCGGGCAACTCGCTTTGCCAGGCAACGACTATGCCGGTGACGACCGGGTCCGGTTGCTGCTCAACACCCGGGTGACCGAGATCGACCGCGCGACCAAGTCGGTCGTCACCGCCGACGGACAGCGACACAGCTACGACGCTCTGGTGCTGGCCACCGGCTCCTACGCATTCGTCCCCCCGGTGCCCGGGCACGACCTGCCCGAGTGTCACGTCTACCGCACCCTCGACGACCTCGACGCGATCCGCGCCGGCGCCCAACACACACTGAACTCGGCTCACACCGACGCCGGAGTGGTCATCGGAGGCGGCCTTCTGGGACTCGAAGCCGCCAATGCGCTGCGCCAGTTCGGGTTGCAGCCGCACGTCGTCGAGATGATGCCCCGATTGATGGCCCAGCAGATCGACGAGGCCGGCGGCGCCCTGCTCGCTCGCATGATCACTGACCTCGGGATCGCCGTCCATGTTGGCACTGGCACCGAATCCATTGAGCCCGTTGAACACTCAGATGGCTCAGCGACGGTTCGGGTGCGGCTTACCGACGGTGACACCATCGACGCCGGCGTGGTGATCTTCGCCGCCGGCATCCGGCCGCGCGACGAGTTGCCGAAGGCGGCGGGTCTGGCGATCGCCGAGCGCGGCGGCGTACTCACCGACTTGTCTTGCCGGACAAGCGATCCCGATATCTATGCGGTCGGGGAAGTGGCGGCGATTGAGGGGTGCTGCTACGGCCTGGTCGGACCGGGATACACCAGCGCCGAGGTGGTGGCGGACCGGCTGCTGGGCGGTGCTGCCGAGTTCCCGGAAGCGGATCTGTCGACAAAGCTCAAGCTGCTGGGCGTCGACGTCGCCAGCTTCGGCGATGCGATGGGCGCGACCGAGAACTGCCTCGAGGTCGTCATCAACGACGCGGTGAAGCGCACCTACGCGAAGCTGGTGCTCTCCGACGACGCCAAGACGCTGCTGGGCGGTGTGCTCGTGGGTGACGCCTCGTCGTACGGGGTGCTGCGGCCCATGGTCGGCAGCGAGTTGCCCGGGGATCCGCTGGCGCTGATCGCGCCGGCCGGATCCGGCCCGGGCGGTGGTGGGTTGGGCGTTGGGGCGCTGCCGGATTCGGCTCAGATCTGCTCCTGCAACAACGTCACCAAGGGTGACCTGAAGTGCGCGATCGCCGATGGTTGCGCCGATGTGCCGGCCCTCAAGGCATGCACCGCGGCCGGCACCTCGTGTGGGTCCTGCGTGCCGTTGCTGAAACAGCTGCTGGAAGCCGAGGGAGTCGAGCAGTCCAAGGCGCTGTGCGAGCACTTCAGCCAGTCGCGGGCGGAGCTGTTCGAGATCATTTCGGCCACCGAGATCCGAACCTTCTCCGGCCTCCTAGAGCGTTTCGGCCGCGGAAAGGGTTGCGACATATGCAAACCCGTGGTCGCCTCGATCTTGGCCTCCACCGGCTCCGACCACATCCTGGACGGCGAGCAAGCCGCGCTGCAGGATTCCAACGACCACTTCCTGGCCAACATTCAGAAGAACGGCAGCTACTCGGTGGTCCCGCGGGTTCCCGGTGGTGACATCAAGCCCGAGCACCTGATTCTGATCGGCCAGATCGCCCAGGAATTCGGGCTGTACACCAAGATCACCGGCGGTCAGCGGATCGATATGTTCGGCGCCCGGGTGGATCAGCTGCCGCTGATCTGGAAGCGGCTGGTCGACGCCGGCATGGAGTCCGGCCACGCCTATGGCAAGGCGCTGCGCACCGTGAAGAGCTGCGTGGGCAGCGACTGGTGCCGCTACGGGCAGCAGGATTCGGTGCAGCTGGCCATCGATCTCGAATTGCGGTACCGCGGCCTGCGCGCGCCGCACAAGATCAAACTGGGCGTTTCGGGCTGCGCGCGGGAATGCGCCGAGGCTCGCGGCAAGGACGTGGGTGTCATCGCCACCGAAAAAGGCTGGAACCTCTACGTGGGCGGCAATGGTGGCATGACTCCCAAGCATGCCCAGCTGTTGGCCGGCGACCTCGACACCGAGACACTGGTCCGTTACATCGACCGGTTTCTCATGTACTACATCCGCACGGCCGACCGGCTGCAACGCACCGCGCCGTGGGTGGAATCGCTGGGGCTCGACCACGTGCGCGAGGTCGTCTGCGAAGACTCGCTCGGCCTGGCCGAGGAATTCGAGGCCGCAATGGAGCGGCATGTTGCCAACTACAAGTGCGAGTGGAAGGGCGTGCTGGAGGATCCGGACAAGCTGTCACGGTTCGTCTCCTTCGTCAATGCCCCCGACGCGGTCGACTCGACCGTGACGTTCACCGAGCGTGCCGGGCGAAAAGTCCCTGTGCCCATTGGCATGCCGCGGATGCGCTCATAG
- the nirD gene encoding nitrite reductase small subunit NirD — protein sequence MTLLNDIQVWTTACAYDQLIPGRGVGVLLDDGSQAALFRLDDGSVRAVGNVDPFSGAAVLSRGIVGDRGGRVTVQSPILKQAFALDDGSCLDDPRVSVPVYPARVTTEGHIQVARIAA from the coding sequence ATGACACTTCTCAACGACATTCAGGTCTGGACCACCGCGTGTGCGTATGACCAGCTCATTCCCGGCCGTGGTGTCGGTGTGCTGCTCGACGACGGTAGCCAGGCGGCGCTGTTCCGGCTGGACGACGGCTCGGTGCGCGCGGTCGGTAACGTGGACCCGTTCTCCGGCGCGGCCGTGCTGTCCCGTGGGATCGTCGGCGATCGCGGCGGACGGGTCACGGTCCAATCACCGATTCTGAAGCAGGCTTTCGCGCTCGATGACGGTAGCTGCCTGGACGATCCGCGGGTCTCGGTGCCGGTTTACCCGGCGCGCGTCACAACCGAAGGCCACATCCAGGTCGCGCGGATCGCAGCCTGA
- a CDS encoding sirohydrochlorin chelatase yields the protein MSLILTAHGTRRPAGVAMIGDLASRVSALVEQTVHVAFVDVLGPTPSEVLSGLSPAAVSAQPAILVPAFLSRGYHVRTDLPAHVTASGHPDVTVTPALGPSREITRILAHQLVKSGWRPDDSVILAAAGTSNDRAHADLHTARTFLSTLTGSHVELAFAATGGPDVCTAVADARRMGARRVVVVSYLLAEGLFQERLRACGADLVTPPLGEHPGLARLIAGRFRGAIRRRLGSRRMQRMPN from the coding sequence ATGAGTCTGATCCTGACGGCACACGGCACCCGCAGACCGGCCGGCGTCGCAATGATCGGCGACCTTGCCTCGCGGGTAAGCGCACTGGTCGAGCAGACCGTGCACGTTGCGTTCGTCGACGTGCTGGGACCCACACCCAGCGAAGTGCTCTCCGGATTGTCCCCGGCAGCGGTATCGGCCCAACCCGCAATCCTGGTGCCCGCCTTCCTGTCTCGCGGATACCACGTCCGAACCGACCTGCCGGCTCATGTCACAGCCAGCGGCCATCCGGACGTCACCGTCACCCCCGCATTGGGGCCCAGCCGGGAGATCACCAGAATCCTGGCCCACCAGCTGGTGAAATCCGGTTGGCGTCCAGACGATTCGGTGATCCTGGCCGCGGCGGGAACATCGAACGACCGAGCACACGCCGATCTGCACACCGCTCGGACGTTCCTGTCGACGCTGACCGGGTCCCACGTGGAGCTGGCGTTCGCGGCCACCGGTGGTCCGGATGTGTGCACGGCAGTTGCCGATGCCCGCCGAATGGGCGCGCGCCGCGTCGTGGTGGTCTCTTATCTGCTGGCCGAAGGTCTGTTTCAAGAACGGCTGCGCGCCTGTGGCGCCGATCTGGTGACGCCGCCGCTTGGCGAGCATCCAGGATTGGCACGGTTGATCGCCGGACGATTCCGCGGCGCCATCCGGCGTCGATTGGGTAGTCGCCGAATGCAACGCATGCCGAATTAG
- a CDS encoding uroporphyrinogen-III synthase: MAQRNSEPLRGYRIAVTSARRADELCALLRRQGAEVCSAPAISMIALPDDDELHRNTQALIADPPDILVAHTGIGVRGWIAAAEGWGLAGGLIGVLSAARVISRGPKATGELRAAGLREEWSPDSESSLEVLDYLLRSGVSGKRIAVQLHGAADGWDPFPEFVGGLRSAGAEVVPIRVYRWKPTPLGGEFDQLVAGIARRQFDAVSFTSAPAAAAVLERGRQLGIEEQLLAALRNDVHAMCVGPVTSRPLARKGVPTSAPERMRLGALARHIAEELPRRGSCTLTAAGHVIDIRGTCVLVDDSIKTLPASGMAILRALARRPGDVVGRDELLAVLPGNGEDTHAVDTAVLRLRTGLGDKNIIATVVKRGYRLAVDTQDAV, translated from the coding sequence ATGGCCCAGCGGAACTCTGAGCCACTGCGGGGCTACCGCATTGCAGTGACATCGGCGCGCCGCGCCGACGAGCTGTGCGCGTTGCTGCGCCGCCAGGGTGCCGAGGTATGCAGCGCCCCGGCGATCTCCATGATCGCGTTGCCCGACGACGACGAACTCCACCGCAATACGCAGGCGTTGATTGCCGATCCGCCGGACATACTGGTGGCGCACACCGGTATCGGCGTTCGGGGCTGGATAGCTGCCGCCGAGGGGTGGGGGTTGGCCGGCGGGCTGATCGGGGTGCTGTCCGCGGCCCGGGTCATATCTCGCGGGCCGAAAGCCACCGGGGAGTTGCGCGCCGCAGGGTTACGTGAGGAATGGTCCCCGGATTCGGAGTCGTCGCTCGAGGTTTTGGACTACCTGCTGAGGTCCGGCGTATCCGGGAAGCGGATCGCCGTCCAATTGCACGGCGCCGCCGACGGTTGGGACCCGTTCCCGGAGTTTGTCGGCGGGTTGCGTTCGGCGGGTGCCGAAGTGGTGCCTATCCGGGTATACCGCTGGAAGCCAACACCATTGGGCGGTGAATTCGACCAGTTGGTCGCCGGCATTGCCCGAAGACAATTCGACGCGGTCAGTTTCACCTCGGCACCAGCCGCGGCGGCGGTACTGGAACGTGGCCGCCAGTTGGGTATCGAGGAGCAGCTATTGGCAGCGCTGCGCAACGATGTGCACGCGATGTGCGTGGGCCCGGTCACATCGCGCCCCTTGGCCCGAAAGGGCGTCCCCACGTCAGCTCCGGAGCGAATGCGGTTGGGAGCCTTGGCCCGCCATATCGCCGAGGAATTGCCACGGCGCGGATCGTGCACCCTAACCGCCGCAGGGCACGTCATCGATATCCGCGGGACCTGTGTGCTGGTCGACGATTCCATCAAAACGCTGCCGGCATCGGGAATGGCGATTCTGCGTGCGCTGGCCCGACGCCCCGGCGACGTCGTGGGGCGCGACGAACTGCTCGCCGTGTTACCCGGCAACGGCGAGGACACCCACGCCGTCGACACCGCCGTGTTGCGGCTGCGGACGGGTTTGGGCGACAAGAACATCATTGCAACAGTGGTCAAACGCGGCTACCGGCTGGCCGTCGACACACAGGACGCCGTATGA
- a CDS encoding nitrate/nitrite transporter, translating into MGRNHRLPDWNPEDTAAWEAGNKKIARRNLLCTMAGDHVAFSIWSLWSVMVLFMPASVYGFSAGDKLLLGAVATLVGGCVRIPYTLGIAKFGGRNWTTFSAFVLLIPTAGTIVLLANPGLPLWPYVVCAALTGLGGGNYAASLANVNAFYPQRLKGAALAVNAGVGNLGVAVIQLVGLLVLATAGHEAPYWVCATYLVLLALVGIAAAVFMDNLEHRIEINHMRSILFDRDTWVISLLYVCTFGSWIGFSFAFGQVLEVNFTANGETAKHASLHAAQIAFVGPLLGSLARIYGGRLADRISGSRVTLGVLAGMIVAAGMLVGISTYTDYAAATTTTTMVDDVVEVVGIIGFMALFILSGMGNGSVFKLIPSVFEARSRSLLVTDAERRHWARAMSGSLIGICSAVGALGGVGINLALRESYLRSGTETSAYWAFLASYGVAAVLTWMLYVRRPVSETMVRDAKAPAELARV; encoded by the coding sequence ATGGGCCGCAACCATCGCCTCCCGGACTGGAATCCGGAAGACACCGCGGCCTGGGAAGCCGGTAACAAGAAGATCGCGCGGCGCAATCTGCTGTGCACCATGGCCGGCGACCATGTGGCCTTCTCGATATGGTCGCTGTGGTCGGTGATGGTGTTGTTCATGCCGGCTTCGGTCTACGGGTTTTCCGCCGGCGACAAGTTGCTGCTCGGTGCGGTCGCGACGCTGGTCGGTGGCTGCGTGCGCATCCCGTACACCTTGGGTATCGCGAAGTTCGGCGGCCGCAACTGGACCACGTTCTCGGCATTCGTGCTATTGATCCCAACCGCCGGCACTATCGTGCTGCTGGCCAACCCCGGACTGCCGTTGTGGCCGTATGTGGTGTGCGCGGCGCTGACCGGGCTGGGCGGCGGCAACTACGCGGCCTCGTTGGCCAACGTCAATGCGTTCTACCCGCAACGGCTCAAGGGTGCGGCACTGGCCGTCAACGCCGGTGTCGGCAACCTCGGGGTCGCGGTGATCCAGTTGGTCGGCCTCTTGGTGCTGGCCACAGCGGGCCACGAGGCACCGTACTGGGTCTGTGCGACGTATCTGGTGCTGCTGGCGCTCGTGGGCATCGCGGCGGCGGTGTTCATGGACAATCTCGAGCACCGCATCGAGATCAACCACATGCGGTCGATCCTGTTCGACCGCGACACCTGGGTGATTTCGCTGCTCTACGTCTGTACGTTCGGCTCCTGGATCGGGTTTTCGTTCGCGTTCGGGCAGGTCTTGGAGGTCAATTTCACGGCCAACGGCGAAACTGCGAAGCATGCGTCACTGCACGCCGCCCAAATCGCCTTCGTCGGACCATTATTGGGATCCCTCGCCCGGATATACGGCGGACGCTTGGCCGATCGCATCAGCGGCAGCCGCGTCACGCTCGGCGTGCTGGCCGGCATGATCGTGGCCGCCGGGATGCTGGTCGGCATCAGCACCTACACCGACTATGCCGCGGCGACAACCACCACCACCATGGTGGACGACGTCGTCGAGGTCGTCGGGATCATCGGATTCATGGCGCTGTTCATCCTTTCCGGAATGGGCAATGGGTCGGTGTTCAAACTGATTCCGTCGGTGTTCGAGGCGCGCAGCAGGTCGCTGCTGGTCACCGACGCCGAACGCCGTCACTGGGCGCGTGCCATGTCGGGATCGCTCATCGGAATCTGTTCGGCAGTCGGCGCACTCGGCGGCGTGGGCATCAACCTGGCTCTGCGTGAGTCCTACCTTAGGAGCGGCACCGAGACGTCCGCGTACTGGGCGTTTCTGGCTTCCTATGGCGTTGCCGCCGTCCTGACCTGGATGTTGTATGTACGCCGGCCGGTTTCGGAAACAATGGTCCGCGACGCGAAGGCTCCAGCCGAACTCGCCCGGGTGTGA